Proteins co-encoded in one Desulfuromonadaceae bacterium genomic window:
- a CDS encoding caspase family protein: MKKLLHVALSGVFMLVAFGCAGVQMNEEVATLLKDVARNDDEPLVRAFASLAYLGGKVAAAQPATETAQAQVDAAPASAALAVARKWDFPAAVQQRPDAVAVVIGNRDYQSRGKGVPNVDFAHNDANAIRSYVVDSLGYRAGNILDLRDASQAEMIAVFGSATNPRGKLYNWVRPGESEVFVYYSGHGAPGLNDGKGYLLPVDADPAAVELNGYPLEALYQNLARLPVENVTLILDACFSGDSGAGPLVKSASSISLRVVEPRQVLPAGTVLSAAGPAEVASWDATTGHGLFTRHFLEGVTGAADTQRFGNRDGQVTLGELKAYLTTEVGYQARRQFGREQHPVIRGTDDQVLTVLH; this comes from the coding sequence ATGAAAAAGCTGCTGCACGTGGCGCTCAGCGGAGTGTTTATGCTTGTGGCGTTCGGCTGTGCAGGGGTGCAGATGAATGAAGAGGTCGCGACACTGCTCAAGGATGTCGCCAGAAACGATGATGAACCGCTGGTGCGGGCTTTTGCCTCACTCGCCTATCTGGGGGGGAAGGTCGCTGCGGCGCAGCCGGCGACGGAAACGGCGCAAGCGCAGGTTGATGCTGCTCCGGCGAGCGCTGCTCTCGCGGTTGCCCGAAAATGGGACTTCCCTGCCGCGGTCCAACAACGACCGGACGCGGTCGCGGTTGTGATCGGCAATCGCGATTACCAGTCGCGGGGCAAAGGGGTGCCCAATGTTGATTTTGCCCACAATGACGCCAACGCAATACGTTCCTATGTTGTGGACAGTCTCGGCTATCGCGCAGGGAACATTCTTGACCTGCGCGACGCCTCGCAGGCTGAGATGATCGCGGTCTTCGGCTCAGCCACCAATCCACGGGGCAAGCTCTACAACTGGGTGCGCCCCGGTGAGTCCGAAGTCTTTGTCTATTATTCGGGACATGGCGCCCCCGGACTCAACGACGGCAAGGGTTATCTGTTGCCGGTCGATGCCGATCCGGCGGCGGTGGAGTTGAATGGTTATCCGCTGGAGGCCCTCTATCAAAATCTGGCCAGGCTGCCGGTGGAAAATGTCACGTTGATTCTCGATGCCTGCTTTTCCGGTGATTCCGGTGCCGGTCCGTTGGTCAAAAGTGCCTCGTCGATTTCACTGCGGGTCGTTGAGCCACGGCAGGTGTTGCCTGCGGGGACAGTGCTGAGTGCCGCTGGCCCGGCTGAAGTGGCGTCGTGGGATGCGACCACCGGTCACGGACTTTTCACCCGCCATTTTCTTGAAGGAGTTACCGGTGCGGCAGACACACAGCGTTTTGGAAATCGTGACGGGCAGGTGACTCTGGGGGAACTAAAAGCTTACCTGACAACCGAAGTGGGTTATCAGGCCCGACGTCAATTTGGACGCGAACAACATCCGGTGATCCGTGGCACGGACGATCAGGTTTTGACCGTTTTGCACTGA